One Elaeis guineensis isolate ETL-2024a chromosome 10, EG11, whole genome shotgun sequence genomic window carries:
- the LOC105053368 gene encoding transcription termination factor MTERF4, chloroplastic has protein sequence MTLVLRLRRRPLLPIPISTLFPHPHARIPPPFPSPNPPYQSPNNPYFFSSLSPPTKFPEYEMPSVTWGVIQGRKERLVSRVIISDYLKSIGVVPDELEHLELPSSVEVMRERVDFLHRLGLSVDDFNSYPLMLACSVRKNMIPVLSYLEKLGIPRPRLADFLRRSPQVLHASVIVELAPVVKFLRGLDVDRSDIPFVLQRYPDLLGFKPEGTMSTSVAYLVSVGVAPRDIGPMVTQFPFFLGMRVGTTIKPLLDFLLSLGLPRRILARMLEKRPYVLGYDLHETVKPNVDALLAFGVHRESLPSVIVQYPPILGLPLKAKLSAQQYFFNLKLEIDPDGFARALERMPQIVSLNQSVILKPVEFLRGRGISGEDVARMVVRCPQLVALRVELMKNAYYFFKSEMKRPLQELLEFPEYFTYSLESRIKPRYQRIASKGIRCNLNWFLNCSDQRFEERMRGYYIEAETAGPSFVMGGKLEMPGRELVSEEEEDENDDEVLYRRTVSL, from the coding sequence ATGACCCTTGTGCTTCGCCTCCGTCGAAGACCCCTCCTTCCAATCCCCATTTCAACACTCTTCCCCCATCCCCATGCCCGCATCCCACCTCCTTTTCCATCCCCAAACCCCCCGTATCAATCCCCCAACAACCCCTACTTTTTCTCCTCCTTGTCGCCGCCGACGAAATTCCCCGAGTACGAGATGCCGTCGGTGACCTGGGGCGTGATCCAGGGCCGCAAGGAGCGGCTCGTCTCCCGCGTCATCATCTCCGACTACCTCAAGTCCATCGGCGTCGTCCCCGACGAGCTCGAGCACCTCGAGCTCCCCTCCTCCGTCGAGGTCATGCGCGAGCGCGTCGACTTCCTCCACCGCCTCGGCCTCTCCGTCGACGACTTCAACTCCTACCCCCTCATGCTTGCCTGCAGCGTCCGCAAGAACATGATCCCCGTCCTCTCCTACCTCGAGAAGCTCGGCATCCCCCGTCCCCGCCTCGCCGACTTCCTCCGCCGCTCCCCCCAGGTCCTCCACGCCAGCGTCATCGTCGAGCTCGCCCCCGTCGTCAAGTTCCTCCGCGGCCTCGACGTCGACCGCTCCGACATCCCCTTCGTCCTCCAGCGCTACCCCGACCTCCTCGGCTTCAAGCCCGAGGGCACCATGAGCACCTCCGTCGCCTACCTTGTCAGCGTCGGTGTCGCCCCCCGCGACATCGGCCCCATGGTCACCCAGTTCCCATTCTTCCTCGGCATGCGCGTCGGCACCACCATCAAGCCTCTCCTCGACTTCCTCCTCTCCCTCGGCCTCCCCAGGCGAATCCTCGCCCGCATGCTTGAGAAGCGCCCCTACGTCCTCGGCTACGACCTCCACGAGACCGTGAAGCCTAACGTCGACGCCCTCCTCGCTTTTGGAGTCCACCGGGAGTCCCTCCCTTCCGTGATCGTGCAGTACCCCCCGATTCTTGGCCTGCCGCTCAAGGCTAAGCTCTCGGCGCAGCAGTACTTCTTCAACCTCAAGCTCGAGATTGACCCCGATGGCTTCGCTCGGGCCCTCGAGAGGATGCCTCAGATCGTCAGCCTCAACCAGAGTGTCATCCTGAAACCTGTGGAGTTCCTCCGCGGCCGTGGGATCTCCGGCGAGGACGTGGCGAGGATGGTCGTCAGATGCCCCCAGCTTGTCGCGCTCCGGGTCGAGCTTATGAAGAACGCTTATTACTTCTTTAAGAGTGAGATGAAGCGGCCTTTGCAGGAGCTGTTGGAGTTCCCCGAGTACTTCACGTATAGTTTGGAATCGAGGATCAAGCCCAGGTACCAGAGGATAGCAAGCAAGGGGATCAGGTGCAATCTGAACTGGTTTTTGAATTGCAGCGACCAGAGATTTGAGGAGAGAATGCGGGGGTATTACATTGAAGCGGAGACTGCAGGGCCTTCTTTTGTCATGGGCGGAAAGTTGGAGATGCCGGGGAGGGAGTTGGTATCCGAGGAAGAGgaggatgagaatgatgatgaagtgcTCTACAGGCGGACTGTTTCACTATAG
- the LOC105053367 gene encoding F-box/kelch-repeat protein SKIP30: MSRLIDGLPDEVAIQCLARVPFYFHSKLRLVCHSWRAALQSPELFKTRCEVGASEELVCALAFEPENIWQLYDPLRDCWMTLPVMPSEIRHLARFGVGSVAGKLFVIGGGSDRVDPLTGDHDGIFASNEVWSYDPLYREWARRAPMLVHRAMFACCALNGKIVVAGGFTNCRKSISKAEIYDPEADVWEPLPDLRHTHTSTCSGVVIGGKMHVLHKGLSTVQILEDGGQQWAVKDYGWLQGPMAVAHGELYVLSNGCISKQPAENVPDKVVSSASEFQRRIGFGMIGVGDDIYVIGGVIGPGPRNQCIKQLSDVDVLNVRSERPTWRSASPMTHCCGSILGCALLRI; the protein is encoded by the coding sequence ATGTCTCGCCTAATTGATGGTCTCCCAGATGAAGTTGCTATCCAGTGCCTTGCACGTGTGCCTTTCTACTTCCATTCGAAGTTGCGGCTAGTTTGTCACTCATGGAGAGCTGCTCTTCAAAGCCCCGAGCTCTTTAAGACTCGCTGTGAGGTTGGTGCTTCAGAAGAGCTGGTTTGTGCATTGGCATTTGAGCCTGAAAACATTTGGCAGCTCTATGACCCTCTTAGAGACTGCTGGATGACGCTTCCTGTCATGCCATCAGAAATAAGGCACCTTGCTCGTTTTGGTGTGGGCTCTGTTGCTGGGAAACTCTTTGTGATTGGTGGTGGCAGCGACCGGGTCGACCCCTTGACTGGAGACCATGATGGGATCTTTGCTAGCAATGAAGTTTGGTCATATGACCCCCTTTATCGTGAGTGGGCACGACGGGCTCCCATGCTTGTGCACCGTGCCATGTTTGCCTGTTGTGCATTAAATGGTAAGATCGTCGTAGCAGGGGGGTTCACAAACTGCAGAAAATCAATATCGAAGGCTGAGATTTATGATCCTGAGGCAGATGTGTGGGAACCCCTCCCAGATCTCCGCCATACCCATACCTCCACTTGCTCTGGGGTTGTCATAGGAGGGAAGATGCATGTCTTGCACAAAGGGTTATCAACTGTGCAGATATTGGAGGACGGTGGGCAGCAATGGGCTGTCAAGGACTATGGTTGGCTCCAGGGGCCAATGGCGGTGGCCCATGGGGAGCTGTATGTGTTGAGCAATGGCTGCATTTCGAAGCAACCAGCAGAGAATGTGCCTGATAAAGTGGTATCATCTGCATCGGAGTTTCAGAGACGGATCGGGTTTGGTATGATTGGAGTGGGAGATGATATTTATGTGATTGGAGGAGTGATTGGTCCTGGTCCCAGGAATCAATGTATCAAGCAGCTATCTGATGTAGATGTTCTCAATGTGAGGAGCGAGCGGCCAACCTGGCGCTCAGCGTCACCCATGACCCATTGCTGTGGGAGCATTCTGGGGTGTGCTTTGTTAAGGATTTAG